The following proteins are encoded in a genomic region of Neovison vison isolate M4711 chromosome 12, ASM_NN_V1, whole genome shotgun sequence:
- the NAGA gene encoding alpha-N-acetylgalactosaminidase, with product MLLKTVLLLALVAHVLVLENGLLRKPPMGWLAWERFRCNTNCDEDPKNCISERLFMEMADHLAQDGWRDLGYVYLNIDDCWIGGRDAKGNLVPDPKRFPNGIAFLADYAHSLGLKLGIYEDMGNFTCMGYPGTTLDKVVQDAQTFAAWKVDMLKLDGCFSTPKERAQGYPKMAAALNATGRPIAFSCSWPAYEGGLPPKVNYTLLAEICNLWRNYDDIQDSWSSVLSILDWFVDNQDILQPVAGPGHWNDPDMLLIGNFGLSFEQARAQMALWTVLAAPLFMSTDLRTISAQNMDILQNPLMIKINQDPLGIQGRRIRKEKSRIEVFMRPLANAASALVFFSRRTDLPYHYHSSLARLNFNSSHTYEAQNVYTGDVISGLHSKTNFTVIINPSGVVMWYLYPVRKLGTPQH from the exons ATGTTGCTGAAGACAG TGCTCTTGCTGGCCCTGGTGGCCCATGTGCTGGTGCTAGAGAATGGGCTCCTGCGGAAGCCGCCCATGGGCTGGCTGGCCTGGGAACGCTTTCGCTGCAACACCAACTGCGACGAGGACCCGAAGAACTGCATCAG TGAGCGGCTCTTCATGGAGATGGCCGACCACCTGGCACAGGATGGATGGCGGGACCTAGGCTACGTATACCTCAACATCGACGACTGCTGGATTGGTGGGCGTGACGCTAAAGGCAACCTGGTGCCCGACCCCAAGCGCTTCCCCAACGGCATTGCCTTCCTGGCGGACTAT GCTCACTCCCTGGGCCTGAAGCTGGGCATCTACGAGGACATGGGCAACTTCACCTGTAtgggctacccaggcaccacACTAGACAAGGTGGTTCAGGACGCTCAAACCTTTGCCGCGTGGAAGGTGGACATGCTGAAGTTGGATGGCTGCTTTTCGACCCCCAAGGAAAGGGCCCAGG GGTACCCCAAGATGGCAGCTGCCCTGAATGCCACAGGCCGCCCCATTGCCTTCTCCTGCAGTTGGCCAGCCTACGAAGGGGGCCTTCCCCCAAAG GTGAACTACACTCTGCTGGCAGAAATCTGCAACCTCTGGCGCAACTATGACGACATCCAGGACTCCTGGAGTAGCGTGCTCTCCATCCTGGACTGGTTCGTGGACAACCAGGACATCCTGCAGCCGGTGGCAGGCCCTGGGCACTGGAACGACCCAGACATG CTGCTCATAGGGAACTTTGGCCTCAGCTTTGAGCAAGCCCGGGCCCAGATGGCACTATGGACGGTGCTGGCAGCGCCCCTCTTCATGTCCACGGACCTGCGTACCATCTCAGCCCAGAACATGGACATTCTGCAGAATCCACTCATGATCAAAATCAACCAGGATCCCTTGGGCATCCAAGGACGCAGGATTCGCAAG GAGAAATCCCGCATTGAAGTGTTCATGCGGCCCCTGGCCAACGCGGCCAGCGCCTTAGTCTTCTTCAGCCGCCGGACAGATCTGCCGTATCACTACCACTCCTCCCTCGCCAGGCTCAACTTCAACAGCTCCCACACGTATGAG GCCCAGAACGTCTACACGGGTGATGTCATCAGTGGCCTCCACTCTAAAACCAACTTCACAGTGATCATCAACCCCTCAGGGGTGGTGATGTGGTACCTGTATCCCGTCAGGAAGCTGGGGACGCCCCAGCACTGA